The following are from one region of the Euleptes europaea isolate rEulEur1 chromosome 11, rEulEur1.hap1, whole genome shotgun sequence genome:
- the CLXN gene encoding calaxin isoform X2: MNRKKLQKLADSLCKSAKHFNKFEVECLIKLFNTLGVEPSDRHAVVGLDRNSFRNILHVTFGMTDDMIMDRDCFDVYDLNSDGYISREEMFHMLKNSLLKQPSEEDPDEGIKDLVEITLKKMDYDHDGKLSYADFEKAVRDENLLLEAFGPCLPDMKCGMAFEAQAFQETSDL; encoded by the exons ATGAACCGGAAAAAGCTGCAGAAGCTGGCCGACTCCTTGTGCAAAAGCGCGAAGCACT TTAATAAATTTGAAGTGGAATGCCTCATAAAACTTTTCAACAccttgggagtggagcctagtgATCGACATGCAGTTGTTGGCTTGGATCGTAACTCATTCCGAAATATCCTACATGTCACATTTGGAATGACAGATGATATGATTATGGACAGAG ACTGTTTTGACGTCTATGACCTGAACAGCGATGGATACATTTCACGGGAGGAAATGTTTCATATGTTGAAGAACAGCCTTCTGAAACAACCTTCAGAAGAAGATCCCGATGAAGGAATTAAAGATTTAGTAGAAATAACATTAAAGAAAATG GATTATGACCACGATGGCAAACTGTCTTATGCGGACTTTGAAAAGGCTGTAAGAGATGAAAATCTCCTTTTAGAAGCATTTGGGCCATGTTTGCCTGATATGAAG
- the CLXN gene encoding calaxin isoform X1, with amino-acid sequence MNRKKLQKLADSLCKSAKHFNKFEVECLIKLFNTLGVEPSDRHAVVGLDRNSFRNILHVTFGMTDDMIMDRVFRAFDKDNDSCVSVTEWVEGLSIFLRGTLDEKIKYCFDVYDLNSDGYISREEMFHMLKNSLLKQPSEEDPDEGIKDLVEITLKKMDYDHDGKLSYADFEKAVRDENLLLEAFGPCLPDMKCGMAFEAQAFQETSDL; translated from the exons ATGAACCGGAAAAAGCTGCAGAAGCTGGCCGACTCCTTGTGCAAAAGCGCGAAGCACT TTAATAAATTTGAAGTGGAATGCCTCATAAAACTTTTCAACAccttgggagtggagcctagtgATCGACATGCAGTTGTTGGCTTGGATCGTAACTCATTCCGAAATATCCTACATGTCACATTTGGAATGACAGATGATATGATTATGGACAGAG TGTTCCGTGCTTTTGACAAAGACAATGACAGTTGTGTCAGCGTAACAGAATGGGTAGAAGGATTATCGATATTTCTTCGTGGGACTTTGgatgaaaaaataaaat ACTGTTTTGACGTCTATGACCTGAACAGCGATGGATACATTTCACGGGAGGAAATGTTTCATATGTTGAAGAACAGCCTTCTGAAACAACCTTCAGAAGAAGATCCCGATGAAGGAATTAAAGATTTAGTAGAAATAACATTAAAGAAAATG GATTATGACCACGATGGCAAACTGTCTTATGCGGACTTTGAAAAGGCTGTAAGAGATGAAAATCTCCTTTTAGAAGCATTTGGGCCATGTTTGCCTGATATGAAG